From the genome of Methanothrix soehngenii GP6:
CGGCTCCAGTCTACAACAACGAAGTCCTGCAGCCTCTTATGAGGCATATCCTTCCGGGCAGAGAAGAACCTCATGTACATGCTGTCCTCTGATAGATCGTAGAAGAAGTCTTTAAGCATGGTCTCATCGGTTATCTTCACCGGCCGGAGGAATATCTCCAGCCCCTTCTTGGTGGTCCTGTATGTCTCCAGCTCCTCGGGATACATTCCCTTCTCGCCAGGGATGAAGACCTGATCTTTGTAGATCAGAGATCTCTTCCGGGCGGCTTCGATCAGCCAGGGGCGGAACTTGGGATGGGCGATGGCGATAAGGTCCATTGCCCTCTCACGGATGTTCTTGCCGTGCAAATAGGCGATTCCGTATTCAGTCACCATATAATGCACGTCTCCCCTGGTTAAGGTGATCCCTGCTCCCTCCTGCAGGACGGGAACGATGCGGGAGACGCTGTCGTTCAGTGCAGTGGAGGGGAAGGCGAGAATGGTCTTCCCTCCGGGGCTCAGGACCGCTCCCCGCATGAAGTCCGCCTGACCGCCGGTGCCGCTGTAGAAGGTCCCTCCCAGAGATTCTGCTGTTGCCTGGCCGGTCAGGTCTACCTCCATGGCGCTGTTGATGGCGGTCATCATCCTGTTCCGGGAGATTATGAGGGGATTGTTGGTGTAGTCGATCCTCTTGAACTCGATCGATGGGTTCTCGTCCAGGAAATCGTAGGTATCCCGGCTTCCCATGCAGAATGAGGCGATGGTCTTTCCTGGATTGTGGATCTTCTTCTGATTGGTGACCACTCCCTTTTTCATCAGCTCGACGATGCCATCGGATAAGAGTTCCGTATGCACTCCCAGGTCCTTTTTGTTCTCGAGGCTGTGCACCACCTCGTCCGGTATCAGGCCGTATCCCACCTGAATGGTCGAGCCATCCTCTATGATACGAGCGACGTATTTTCCGATCCTCTGCACGATGTCGTTGGGAGCCTTAACCGAATACTCGAGGAGAGGCTCGTCATGGGGAAGGATAAAATCGATATCTTTGATATGAATGAAGCCATCTCCATGTGTTCTAGGCATGTTTTCGTTCACCTGGGCCACGACGACCTCTGCCTTTTCCAGGGCAGCCTTGACCACGTCCACGCTTATGCCCAGGCTAAGGTAGCCGTGCTTATCCGGAAGAGAGGTCTGGACTAGGGCTATATCCACCGGAACCATCTCTGAGCGGAAGAGATCGGGAACGGATGAGAGGAAGATTGGGGTATAATCCGCTGCACCACGGTTGACCGGATTTCTGGTGCTGTCTCCCACGAAGAAGGAGTCAAGCCTGAAGTTATCCTGGAACTTTTCATCGGTATATGGAGCCACGCCAAGCGTCCAGATGTGGA
Proteins encoded in this window:
- a CDS encoding GNAT family N-acetyltransferase, producing the protein MKDKKILEEFKKTYPEKFLPPEVIFSHIHAGDRIFIGTGCGEPQFLVAELVNYVNNNPKAFFDAELIHIWTLGVAPYTDEKFQDNFRLDSFFVGDSTRNPVNRGAADYTPIFLSSVPDLFRSEMVPVDIALVQTSLPDKHGYLSLGISVDVVKAALEKAEVVVAQVNENMPRTHGDGFIHIKDIDFILPHDEPLLEYSVKAPNDIVQRIGKYVARIIEDGSTIQVGYGLIPDEVVHSLENKKDLGVHTELLSDGIVELMKKGVVTNQKKIHNPGKTIASFCMGSRDTYDFLDENPSIEFKRIDYTNNPLIISRNRMMTAINSAMEVDLTGQATAESLGGTFYSGTGGQADFMRGAVLSPGGKTILAFPSTALNDSVSRIVPVLQEGAGITLTRGDVHYMVTEYGIAYLHGKNIRERAMDLIAIAHPKFRPWLIEAARKRSLIYKDQVFIPGEKGMYPEELETYRTTKKGLEIFLRPVKITDETMLKDFFYDLSEDSMYMRFFSARKDMPHKRLQDFVVVDWSRKMEILAVIKEKERERETIIALGQYELNPDKYLAEVAIVVKDEYHGMGVGKELLSYLTYIARRHGLLGFTADTLVENKAMVSLFEKMGFYTEKRREEGVYEMKMLFRKSKEQNREDVI